From Chlorogloeopsis sp. ULAP01, a single genomic window includes:
- a CDS encoding class I SAM-dependent methyltransferase: MTNDVIQQQIEYYRARANEYDRWFYRIGRYDRGEELNRRWFDEVAILKSALHQIKPVEHILELACGTGIWTQELLQIGQQITAIDAASEVIEINRQKLQSPQVKYQQWDLFTWEPEQQYDLVFFSFWLSHVPPMLLNSFLQKVYRSVRIGGQIFIIDSRFEPTSTAKDHVLKNDGSIYKLRKLNDGQEFQIVKLFYKPDELKKELAIAQFKTEVKVTENYFIYARGKKVTT; the protein is encoded by the coding sequence ATGACAAATGATGTGATTCAACAACAAATTGAATACTATCGCGCTAGAGCTAACGAATATGATCGGTGGTTCTATCGAATTGGTCGTTACGATCGTGGTGAGGAACTCAATAGGCGCTGGTTTGATGAAGTAGCAATCCTTAAAAGCGCCTTACATCAAATTAAACCCGTCGAACATATCTTAGAACTTGCTTGTGGAACAGGGATCTGGACACAAGAACTTTTACAAATTGGTCAGCAAATTACCGCGATTGATGCTGCTTCTGAAGTCATTGAGATTAACCGACAGAAACTTCAATCTCCCCAAGTCAAATATCAACAATGGGATTTATTTACTTGGGAGCCAGAACAGCAATATGATTTAGTGTTTTTTTCTTTCTGGCTTTCTCACGTTCCCCCGATGTTACTCAATTCGTTTCTCCAGAAAGTCTATCGTTCGGTTCGCATTGGAGGGCAGATATTCATTATTGATTCTCGTTTTGAACCAACTTCTACTGCAAAAGACCATGTTCTGAAAAACGACGGAAGTATTTACAAGCTGCGTAAATTAAATGATGGTCAGGAATTTCAGATTGTCAAGCTTTTCTATAAACCAGATGAATTGAAGAAAGAATTGGCGATCGCTCAGTTCAAAACCGAAGTGAAGGTGACAGAGAACTATTTTATTTATGCTCGTGGCAAGAAGGTTACAACTTAA
- a CDS encoding SDR family oxidoreductase produces the protein MTPIGFSLDGKIALVTGGNRGLGLEIAKALANAGAFVLVNGRNKESLKHTAATIASLGGLASPLQLDITDEAAVQKAFIEIQDQYGHLDILVNNVGMRDRRGLFEFELDAVRRLIEVDLIAPFNLCREAARLMSQQGEGRIINITSIAGSIAGAGDIAYTAAKGGLEALTRALAAELGSFGITVNGVAPGFFATESNADVVADREIADWLQKRTSLGRWGEPNEIAGAVVFFASTAASYITGQVLAVDGGYLTHF, from the coding sequence GTGACACCAATTGGATTTTCCCTGGATGGAAAAATCGCCCTGGTGACTGGAGGAAACCGGGGACTAGGATTGGAAATTGCCAAGGCACTTGCCAATGCTGGGGCGTTTGTTCTTGTCAATGGACGAAATAAAGAAAGCTTAAAGCACACAGCTGCGACGATCGCCTCCCTTGGCGGATTAGCATCACCATTGCAGTTAGATATTACCGATGAAGCAGCCGTTCAAAAGGCCTTTATCGAAATCCAAGACCAGTACGGGCACTTAGATATCCTCGTCAATAATGTTGGTATGCGCGATCGCCGTGGACTATTTGAATTTGAACTGGATGCAGTACGTCGGCTCATAGAAGTTGATCTGATTGCTCCTTTTAATCTTTGCCGAGAAGCCGCACGACTGATGAGCCAGCAAGGCGAGGGAAGGATTATCAACATTACCTCGATAGCTGGCTCAATTGCAGGTGCTGGAGACATTGCTTATACTGCCGCCAAAGGAGGACTCGAAGCCCTGACTAGGGCACTTGCTGCTGAACTGGGATCGTTTGGAATCACTGTTAATGGGGTTGCCCCAGGCTTTTTCGCGACTGAATCCAATGCAGATGTAGTTGCGGATCGGGAAATCGCTGATTGGCTGCAAAAACGAACCTCCCTTGGTCGTTGGGGAGAACCCAACGAAATCGCTGGTGCTGTAGTTTTTTTTGCTTCAACCGCCGCTTCTTACATCACAGGTCAAGTTTTGGCTGTTGATGGTGGATACCTCACTCATTTTTGA
- a CDS encoding MFS transporter: protein MTIWLKKKIYFYLPAFKSRNFRLFFSGQTLSLSGTFMTQVTISWLVYGLTNSAWLLGLTGFLQFVPTLFLAPFSGVLSDHWSRRDLLMLVQVLGIIVSFTLTTLTFLGFVDFRLLMFVSILGGLLKGLDMPVRYAIVIETVDDRGDLGNAIALYSAMLSSSLFIGPAIGGVLLATIGAKYCFLYDSISYAIALLTLAAMRLQPTLQPDTPQINDTWQKLQEGFSYVYSTVPIRTILLLLTLHGLVGISHMALLPIFAADILKGGGGTMGLLSAANSGGSVIACAYLSLRRQVLGLEKLIALCPVAIGMGLIAFGLSREIWLSLLMLVVVGGGGMLQVACSNTIVQTLVADDKRGRVMSLYSLAVIGTLPLGNLLAGILAQYIGAPNTVMGCGIVCLGQAVWFSRKLPLLTSWIKLKTNSSGELSNPATP from the coding sequence TTGACGATCTGGCTGAAAAAGAAGATTTATTTTTATTTACCCGCATTCAAGTCACGTAACTTTCGGCTCTTCTTTAGTGGACAAACGCTGTCCCTGTCGGGAACCTTCATGACTCAGGTAACGATTTCCTGGTTAGTTTATGGCTTGACTAATTCTGCCTGGTTGTTGGGTTTAACCGGGTTTCTGCAATTTGTACCAACATTATTTCTGGCTCCGTTTTCCGGCGTTTTATCCGATCACTGGAGTCGGCGAGATTTGCTGATGTTGGTGCAAGTATTGGGGATTATTGTCTCTTTTACCCTAACCACACTTACCTTTTTGGGGTTTGTCGATTTCCGATTGCTGATGTTTGTCAGTATTTTGGGAGGATTATTGAAGGGATTGGATATGCCAGTTCGGTATGCGATCGTGATTGAAACAGTGGACGATAGAGGCGATTTGGGCAATGCGATCGCTCTCTATTCTGCCATGCTCAGTAGTTCTTTGTTTATTGGCCCAGCGATCGGTGGTGTCTTGCTGGCAACTATTGGAGCCAAATATTGTTTTCTCTATGACAGTATTAGTTACGCGATCGCCCTGCTAACACTAGCAGCGATGAGATTGCAACCAACTCTCCAACCAGATACACCCCAAATCAACGACACGTGGCAGAAATTGCAAGAAGGATTTAGCTATGTCTACAGTACAGTACCAATTCGGACTATTTTATTGCTGTTGACATTGCATGGTTTAGTTGGCATTTCTCACATGGCACTACTTCCCATCTTTGCAGCTGATATTCTCAAAGGTGGCGGGGGGACAATGGGCTTGTTGAGTGCGGCCAATTCTGGAGGTTCAGTCATTGCCTGTGCCTATCTTAGCTTGCGTCGGCAAGTGTTGGGGTTAGAAAAGTTAATTGCCTTGTGTCCAGTCGCAATTGGTATGGGGTTAATTGCCTTTGGTTTGTCCAGAGAAATTTGGCTGTCGTTGCTGATGTTGGTAGTTGTGGGTGGTGGGGGAATGCTCCAGGTTGCTTGTAGTAACACAATTGTCCAAACCCTAGTAGCAGATGATAAGCGGGGCAGAGTCATGAGTCTCTATTCTCTGGCTGTGATTGGGACGCTACCCTTGGGTAACTTGCTCGCAGGCATTCTGGCACAGTACATCGGTGCGCCAAATACGGTGATGGGGTGTGGAATTGTTTGCCTTGGACAGGCGGTCTGGTTTTCCCGAAAGTTGCCCCTGTTGACAAGTTGGATTAAGCTCAAAACCAATTCCAGTGGCGAGTTATCCAACCCGGCAACACCTTGA
- a CDS encoding formylglycine-generating enzyme family protein, whose product MIALLFIIPSALATTTNPCPPEMAIIPAGTFTMGSDHSGLIEELSAEEVTVSSFCIDKYEVTNSQFVAFVKATGYVTVAERPLPKEQFPDLPDEQRLPGSLVFEMTKPGAKLLSWWHWTTGANWQHPFGSESAIAGKDNYPVVHIAYEDAVAYAQWAGKSLPTEAQWEYAARGGLDGATYAWGNQYSEKKANTWQGIFPFFNTKSDGYVGIAPVGSFPPNAYGLYDITGNVWEWTSDWYKSGHNDKTHSVNPTGPQQSFDPNKPTESALHVIKGGSYLCAPNYCSRFRPAARESQAPDTGTTHIGFRLVKNLTTERMKNEV is encoded by the coding sequence GTGATCGCGCTCCTATTTATAATTCCCTCTGCCCTTGCCACCACTACTAATCCCTGTCCACCAGAAATGGCAATAATTCCAGCAGGCACATTCACGATGGGATCGGATCATTCTGGTTTGATAGAAGAACTCTCGGCTGAAGAGGTAACAGTTAGTTCTTTTTGTATTGATAAATATGAGGTGACAAATTCACAGTTCGTGGCATTTGTCAAAGCAACAGGATATGTAACAGTTGCAGAGCGACCTTTACCTAAAGAACAGTTTCCCGACTTGCCAGATGAGCAGAGATTACCGGGTTCCTTAGTGTTTGAAATGACAAAGCCAGGAGCAAAGTTGCTGAGTTGGTGGCATTGGACGACTGGAGCAAATTGGCAACATCCCTTTGGCTCTGAAAGTGCGATCGCGGGTAAAGATAACTATCCAGTTGTTCACATTGCCTACGAAGATGCAGTAGCCTACGCCCAATGGGCAGGAAAATCATTGCCTACAGAAGCCCAATGGGAATACGCCGCCCGTGGGGGGTTAGATGGTGCAACTTATGCTTGGGGCAATCAATACTCTGAGAAAAAAGCCAATACCTGGCAAGGAATTTTTCCCTTTTTCAACACCAAAAGTGATGGTTACGTAGGAATTGCCCCAGTTGGTTCCTTCCCACCTAATGCTTATGGTCTTTATGACATCACAGGCAATGTCTGGGAATGGACTTCTGATTGGTATAAGTCAGGACATAATGATAAAACCCACAGTGTCAATCCTACAGGCCCACAGCAAAGTTTTGATCCGAATAAACCTACCGAAAGCGCTTTACACGTAATTAAAGGAGGCTCTTATCTGTGTGCGCCCAACTATTGCAGTCGTTTCCGTCCAGCAGCACGAGAATCTCAAGCCCCCGATACTGGCACAACCCATATTGGATTTCGCTTAGTTAAGAACTTAACTACAGAAAGGATGAAGAATGAAGTCTGA
- a CDS encoding arylsulfatase — MKSEYKLSKIAKAIALSLLITLLMVNSPVLAATSEVLPVTPPEFKGKIGITYKESQPDFPQPITAPAKAPNILLVLLDDVGFGQASTFGGPVETPNLTRLAERGLRYNQFHTTALCSPTRAALLTGRNHHSVNTGVVEELATGYPGYTAILPKSAATIAEVLRQNGYNTAAFGKWHNTPDYETSAAGPFDRWPTGLGFEYFYGFLGGDTNQWSPALVENTKRVEKPANQPDYHLTPDLVDHAIAWIRNQQSIAPDKPFFTYLATGATHAPHHAPKTWIDKYKGKFDRGWDKLREEIFTRQKQLGVIPANAKLTPRPKELPAWDSLSTEEKKLSAHMAEVFAGFLAHTDYEIGRLIDTVAQLGELDNTLVIYIVGDNGASAEGGLTGTVNELKFFNGVPENLSQLLASYDELGSPKTFNHFPAAWAWAVNSPFQWTKQIASHFGGTRNPLVISWGEGIKDQGGIRSQFHHVIDIVPTILEVAGITTPKEVNGVKQKPIEGTSLVYTFDHPNTPSHRQTQYFEMLGNRAIYDRGWVAAARHRRLPWERTVKADFDADQWELYNIAEDFSEANDLAKENPDKLQKLQKLFFKEARKYNVLPLDDRALERFDVKTRPSFTVGRTTFTYYPGAVGIPEGSAPNLKNRSFSITANVEIPERGAEGVLLTQGGRFAGWSFFLEDGKPTYAYNYANAAHYIIQSPEKLPIGKSTLRFNFDYDGGAIGAGGTGKLFINNQQVAEGRVEKTIAYRLALDETFDIGRDTGTPVVDSYQVPFVFTGNLQQVTLELK; from the coding sequence ATGAAGTCTGAATACAAGCTATCAAAAATAGCAAAGGCGATCGCCTTATCTTTGCTCATCACTTTGTTGATGGTAAATAGCCCCGTCCTAGCAGCCACATCAGAAGTTTTACCTGTTACCCCACCAGAGTTCAAGGGTAAAATCGGCATCACCTACAAAGAGTCACAGCCAGATTTTCCTCAACCAATTACCGCTCCAGCCAAAGCGCCCAACATCTTGCTAGTGCTATTAGATGATGTGGGCTTTGGACAAGCCAGTACTTTTGGCGGCCCGGTGGAAACTCCTAATTTGACTCGCCTAGCCGAAAGAGGACTACGCTACAACCAATTCCACACCACAGCCCTATGTTCACCTACCAGGGCAGCACTTTTAACTGGACGCAATCACCATTCAGTCAATACAGGGGTAGTTGAGGAATTAGCCACAGGTTATCCCGGCTACACAGCAATTTTGCCCAAAAGTGCTGCTACCATCGCCGAAGTGTTGCGGCAAAATGGTTATAACACGGCTGCATTTGGTAAATGGCACAACACCCCAGACTATGAAACTAGCGCTGCCGGGCCTTTTGATCGCTGGCCTACAGGATTGGGATTTGAGTACTTTTACGGTTTTCTTGGTGGTGATACTAACCAGTGGAGTCCTGCCCTGGTAGAAAATACCAAACGAGTAGAGAAACCAGCCAATCAGCCAGATTATCACCTCACTCCTGACTTAGTAGACCATGCGATCGCCTGGATTCGCAACCAACAATCCATTGCTCCAGACAAACCCTTTTTCACCTATCTGGCTACTGGAGCCACCCACGCACCCCACCACGCCCCCAAAACTTGGATTGACAAGTACAAAGGTAAGTTTGATCGAGGCTGGGATAAATTACGTGAAGAAATCTTTACTCGTCAGAAACAACTGGGTGTAATTCCTGCTAATGCCAAACTTACTCCCCGCCCCAAAGAACTGCCAGCTTGGGATTCCCTCTCAACAGAAGAAAAGAAACTCTCTGCTCACATGGCGGAGGTGTTTGCCGGATTTTTAGCTCATACAGATTATGAAATTGGCAGGTTGATTGATACAGTTGCTCAACTTGGTGAACTAGATAACACTTTAGTCATCTATATAGTCGGAGACAACGGTGCTAGTGCAGAAGGTGGTTTAACAGGTACGGTCAATGAATTGAAATTCTTCAATGGTGTACCCGAAAATCTATCACAACTGCTAGCTTCCTATGATGAATTGGGTAGCCCCAAGACATTCAACCATTTTCCTGCTGCTTGGGCATGGGCAGTTAATAGTCCCTTCCAATGGACAAAGCAAATCGCCTCTCACTTTGGTGGAACTCGTAATCCCTTAGTTATTTCTTGGGGTGAAGGTATTAAAGACCAAGGTGGAATCCGCAGCCAATTTCATCATGTCATTGATATTGTACCCACCATTTTAGAAGTGGCGGGAATTACTACCCCCAAAGAAGTGAATGGTGTCAAGCAAAAACCAATTGAAGGTACTAGCCTAGTTTATACCTTCGATCATCCTAATACTCCTTCCCATCGTCAAACTCAGTATTTCGAAATGCTAGGCAACCGAGCCATTTACGATCGAGGATGGGTGGCGGCGGCTCGTCATAGACGCTTACCTTGGGAACGGACAGTAAAAGCTGACTTCGATGCAGATCAGTGGGAACTGTATAACATTGCAGAAGATTTTAGCGAAGCGAACGACTTAGCAAAAGAGAATCCCGACAAGTTACAAAAACTGCAAAAGCTCTTTTTTAAAGAAGCCCGCAAGTACAATGTCTTACCATTGGACGATCGCGCTCTAGAACGGTTTGATGTCAAAACCCGCCCCAGTTTCACCGTCGGACGGACGACCTTTACCTACTATCCTGGTGCAGTTGGCATCCCAGAAGGTAGCGCCCCAAACCTGAAAAATAGATCCTTTAGCATCACAGCTAATGTAGAAATTCCGGAAAGGGGAGCTGAGGGTGTTCTCTTAACTCAAGGCGGACGCTTTGCTGGTTGGAGTTTTTTCCTTGAGGATGGTAAGCCCACTTATGCCTACAACTATGCTAATGCTGCTCACTACATTATTCAATCCCCCGAAAAACTGCCCATCGGTAAATCTACACTCCGGTTCAACTTTGATTATGATGGCGGCGCTATTGGTGCAGGCGGAACCGGGAAACTATTCATCAACAATCAACAGGTAGCCGAAGGACGCGTTGAAAAAACCATCGCTTACCGTCTAGCCCTAGACGAAACTTTTGATATCGGTAGAGATACAGGTACTCCCGTTGTGGATTCCTACCAAGTACCCTTTGTCTTCACCGGCAACTTACAGCAAGTCACCCTTGAGTTGAAGTAG
- a CDS encoding bile acid:sodium symporter: MNEILAVTDKLALFTFIVFTMLGAGLGLTIQQIWEPLRNPRLVILSLLTNFVLVPLFVYLLLQVVHLSEPLRDGLLIMAVASGPPALPKLAHIVKGNIAFSVGLMMLLMLGTIFYMPIVLPLVVQGVQINSWEIAEPLLLMMVSPLLIGLFIKAKFAAIAPTLQPILFKISNAGLLLGLVIRLVIHTNDIIGLLKTGTIFVCAVFILFSFSIGYLLGGPGIDTQRVLGVGTAQRNFAAALLVGTSNFDDPSVVSIIMVTSILMMVIVLTAGPKFTVIEEGKVLEVEQTQLS, from the coding sequence ATGAATGAAATCTTAGCAGTAACTGATAAACTTGCACTCTTCACCTTTATTGTGTTCACCATGTTGGGTGCAGGTTTAGGTCTGACTATACAACAGATTTGGGAACCACTCCGCAACCCCCGTCTAGTCATATTATCTCTGCTGACAAATTTTGTACTAGTGCCGCTGTTTGTATATTTGCTGTTGCAAGTAGTACATCTAAGTGAACCACTAAGAGATGGCTTGCTGATTATGGCGGTAGCGTCAGGGCCTCCAGCATTACCTAAACTAGCTCACATAGTCAAAGGAAATATAGCTTTTTCTGTGGGATTAATGATGTTACTAATGCTAGGCACAATCTTCTATATGCCGATTGTACTGCCCTTAGTTGTGCAAGGGGTACAAATCAACTCCTGGGAAATTGCTGAACCTTTATTGTTGATGATGGTTAGCCCGTTGTTGATTGGGTTATTTATCAAAGCCAAATTTGCTGCGATCGCTCCCACTCTTCAGCCGATTTTATTCAAAATATCTAATGCTGGATTACTTTTAGGTCTAGTAATTAGACTAGTAATTCATACTAACGATATCATCGGCTTATTAAAAACAGGTACAATCTTTGTCTGTGCAGTATTTATTCTCTTCTCCTTTAGCATAGGTTATCTTTTAGGCGGGCCTGGTATCGATACCCAACGAGTGCTAGGAGTTGGAACGGCTCAACGCAATTTTGCCGCAGCATTATTAGTGGGTACGAGCAATTTTGACGATCCAAGCGTGGTGAGTATCATCATGGTGACAAGTATATTAATGATGGTGATAGTTCTCACTGCTGGGCCAAAATTCACAGTCATTGAGGAAGGAAAGGTTCTAGAAGTAGAACAGACACAACTTTCATAA
- a CDS encoding nitroreductase family protein has translation MANKLAQTQYPIHELIRSRWSPRAFADRPVEQDKLLSVLEAARWAPSSYNYQPWSFIVATKDEPTEYNRLLSTLVEFNQGWAKNAPVLIIAVAQTLTNDGKTNRHAFHDVGLAIENLVLQATALGLSVHQMAGFDVDSARKQYQIPDGYEPATAIAIGYAGDPQSLSDGLRDRELAPRIRKPLKEFVFTEQWGNTSPLLLD, from the coding sequence ATGGCAAATAAACTTGCTCAAACACAATACCCTATTCATGAATTGATTCGTAGTCGTTGGAGTCCCAGAGCTTTTGCCGATCGCCCTGTTGAGCAAGATAAACTCCTCTCTGTGCTAGAAGCGGCTCGTTGGGCACCTTCTTCCTACAACTATCAGCCTTGGAGTTTTATCGTTGCCACCAAAGATGAGCCGACGGAATATAACCGTTTACTTAGTACTTTGGTAGAGTTCAATCAAGGGTGGGCAAAAAATGCTCCCGTACTCATCATTGCTGTTGCTCAAACACTCACCAATGATGGAAAAACCAATCGACATGCATTTCATGATGTCGGATTGGCAATCGAAAATTTGGTACTTCAAGCAACTGCTTTGGGTTTATCTGTGCATCAGATGGCAGGATTTGATGTAGATAGTGCCAGAAAACAATACCAGATTCCAGATGGTTATGAGCCTGCAACTGCGATCGCAATCGGTTATGCTGGCGATCCACAGAGCCTTTCTGATGGGCTACGCGATCGTGAACTGGCACCCCGTATTCGCAAACCCTTAAAGGAATTTGTCTTTACCGAGCAATGGGGTAATACTTCGCCTTTACTGTTAGACTAA
- a CDS encoding SDR family NAD(P)-dependent oxidoreductase — protein MSTTALIVGAGSGLSASLARLFAKEGFTVALAARQIDKLKGLSDEIEAVSFTADASKPDDVNQLFHNVEHKLGAPTVVVYNPSWRVRGSLVELDPADVAKTLEITAYGGFLVAQAAAKRQLTVGEGAIFFTGASASVKGYPQSAPFAMSKFALRGLAQSIARELAPKNIHVAHFVIDGAIRSATRIEPDEQPDSLLDPDAIAQTYLNILRQPRSAWTWEVELRPWVEKF, from the coding sequence ATGTCAACAACAGCATTAATTGTCGGCGCAGGAAGCGGACTCAGCGCATCCCTCGCCCGTTTGTTTGCAAAGGAAGGTTTCACTGTTGCACTAGCAGCACGACAAATAGATAAACTTAAAGGTTTATCTGATGAGATTGAAGCCGTCAGTTTTACTGCTGATGCATCTAAACCAGATGACGTGAACCAGTTATTCCATAATGTCGAACACAAACTAGGAGCGCCAACGGTAGTTGTATATAATCCTAGCTGGCGGGTACGAGGTTCACTAGTCGAACTTGACCCTGCCGATGTTGCCAAAACATTAGAAATCACGGCTTATGGTGGCTTTTTGGTAGCACAAGCAGCTGCGAAACGTCAGTTGACTGTAGGTGAAGGCGCTATTTTTTTTACAGGTGCTTCTGCAAGTGTTAAAGGTTATCCTCAGTCTGCACCGTTTGCGATGAGTAAATTTGCCTTACGAGGTTTGGCTCAAAGCATTGCTCGTGAACTGGCTCCTAAGAATATCCATGTAGCGCATTTCGTAATTGACGGGGCAATTCGTTCTGCTACCCGGATAGAGCCAGACGAGCAGCCAGATAGCTTACTTGATCCAGATGCGATTGCTCAAACCTACCTTAACATTCTCCGCCAACCTCGCAGTGCTTGGACATGGGAAGTTGAATTGCGACCTTGGGTAGAAAAATTTTAA
- a CDS encoding HAD family hydrolase, with amino-acid sequence MKLVMFDIDGTLTESNNLDDESYLRALHEVFGFSQISNDWTSYTHVTDICILKEVCQSQLGRFPSSIEVETFQKRFLELLIDGAKARDGIKAIPGAFEILKRLLVSPEHELVYAGGGWAASAIFKLKSANLLIENIPHAFSDDDDSREGIMTIAHYRAEKYYGQLFPNVVYVGDGIWDIRSAKKLGYSFIGIASGNEAQALYKEGATYVFPNYNDYKSFLAALSN; translated from the coding sequence ATGAAATTAGTGATGTTTGACATTGATGGCACTCTCACTGAATCGAATAACTTAGATGATGAATCATATTTACGTGCATTGCATGAAGTATTCGGCTTTTCACAAATCTCAAATGATTGGACATCATATACTCATGTAACTGATATTTGTATATTAAAGGAAGTTTGTCAAAGTCAACTTGGTCGCTTTCCTTCATCTATAGAAGTTGAGACATTTCAAAAACGTTTTTTAGAATTGTTAATTGATGGTGCAAAAGCACGCGATGGGATTAAAGCGATACCAGGTGCATTTGAGATATTGAAAAGGCTACTTGTATCTCCTGAGCATGAGTTAGTCTATGCTGGAGGAGGTTGGGCTGCATCAGCGATATTCAAGCTCAAGTCTGCTAATCTTCTTATTGAAAATATTCCCCATGCTTTCTCTGATGACGACGATTCCCGTGAAGGAATCATGACGATTGCACATTATAGAGCAGAAAAGTATTATGGTCAGTTGTTTCCTAATGTTGTTTACGTCGGCGATGGTATTTGGGACATTCGTTCTGCTAAGAAATTAGGATATTCATTTATTGGTATTGCTTCTGGTAATGAAGCCCAAGCCTTATACAAAGAAGGAGCAACTTATGTTTTTCCTAACTATAATGACTACAAGAGTTTTTTGGCAGCATTATCCAATTAG